The genomic DNA GATCGGGCCAGCTGGTTTTCGCATAAATCGGAAGTGGCAAAGCCTTACTACTATAGCGTGTACCTGGCCGACCATGATATTACCGCCGAGATAACGCCAACCGAGCGCGCTGCCCAGTTCCGCTTCACCTACCCTAAATCCGATAGCTCCTATATTGTGCTGGATGCGCTCGACAAAGGCTCTTACGTGAAGGTGCTGCCCAAGGAACAAAAGATCATCGGCTACACCACCAAGTATGCCCGGGGACCATTGCCCAACTTCAAGAACTATTTTGTCATTTACATCGACAAGCCTTTCAGTGTGGCTCATACCTGGCGCAATGCGGCCCTGGTAAAGAATACCCTGGAGATGCAGGCTGATCATGCCGGCGCTATTATCGGTTTTAAAACAACAAAAGGCGAAAAAGTAGGCCTCCGGGTTGCTTCTTCCTTTATCAGTTTTGAGCAGGCCGAACTGAACCTAAAAAGGGAACTGGCCACCGACGATTTCGAGGCCACTAAACAGAAAGCCCGCGACACCTGGCACAAAGCAATGAGCCGCATAAAAGTGGAGGGTGGTACCACCGAGCAGCAGCGCACTTTTTACTCCTGCCTGTACCGTACACTGTTTTTCCCGCACAAAATGTATGAGCTGGATGCCAGTAATCAGATCGTGCACTACAGCCCTTACAACGGCAAAACGCTGCCGGGCTACATGTTTGCCGGCACCGGCTTCTGGGACACTTTCCGGGCCCTGTATCCGTTCCTGAACCTGGCTTACCCAAGTATAAACAAGGAAATGCAGGAAGGCCTGCTCAACGATTACAAAGAAGGCGGTTGGTTACCCGAGTGGTCCAGCCCTGGCTATGCCGACATCATGGTTGGCAACAATTCCGCCTCGGTGGTAGCCGATGCTTACATCAAAGGGCTGCGGGGCTATGATATTAACACCCTCTACGAAGCGCTTTTGCATGGCGCCAATAATGAAGGCCCGATGACCGCCGTAGGGCGTGCCGGCGCCAGCTATTACAAAGAACTGGGCTACGTGCCGTATGATGTCAAGATAAACGAGAGCGCTGCCCGCACGCTGGAATATGCTTACGATGACTTTGCCATTTACCAGCTGGCAAAAGCCCTGAAGCGGCCGCAGCAGGAGCTGGACCTTTACGCCCGGCGCAGCCAGAACTACCGTCACCTCTTCGACCCGGCCACCGGCCTGATGCGCGGCAAGAACAAAGATGGCAGTTTCCAGTCGCCCTTTAATCCGTTTAAATGGGGCGATGCGTTTACAGAAGGCAATAGCTGGCATTACAGCTGGTCGGTTTTCCATGATGTGGAAGGGCTGATCGGACTGATGGGCGGCAAACAACGCTTTGTAGCCAAGCTTGACTCTGTTTTCTCGCTGCCGCCTGTTTTTGACGACAGCTACTATGGCGGAGTGATCCACGAGATACGGGAAATGCAGATAGCCAACATGGGGCAGTATGCGCATGGCAACCAGCCCATCCAGCACATGATCTACCTCTACAACTATGCCGGGGAGCCCTGGAAAGCGCAGTATTGGGTACGCCAGACCATGGACCGCATGTACAAAGCAACACCGGATGGCTATTGCGGCGACGAGGACAACGGGCAGACCTCTGCCTGGTACGTGTTCTCTGCCATGGGCTTTTACCCGGTTACGCCGGCTGTAAACCAGTATGTGATCGGGGCACCCTTATTCCGGAAGACCACTATTAAGCTCGAGAACGGAAAGGAGTTTGTGATTGAGGCGCCCAAAAACAACGCCAACAACCTATACATACAGGCAGCAAAGCTGAACGGAAAACGTTTGGATAAGAACTATATCACCCAGGAGGATATTCAGCGGGGAGGAAAGCTGCGCTTTGAAATGGGCGCCGAGCCGGATAAAAAGCGCGGCACGCAGCCGGAGGCGGTTCCTTATTCCTTCTCTTCCGAGGAGAAGCAGATCTCCCAAAAGTAAACGCACGGGATTAAAGCAAACAAAAGGTGTTACGTACTGGCGGCAGTTGCGTAACACCTTTTGTTTTTAAGTGTACCAGGATGCGGGCATACTTCGCTTCCGGGCGTCAGCGCAGTTAAACGCTTTCCGCTACGCCAAACAATAGTATATTTCTGACCTGAACAGAACAAGCATATGGAAGAGATCAGATGGGGCATTATTGGCTGTGGGGATGTGGTCGAGCGCAAAAGCGGACCGGCTTTTCAGCAGGTAGCTGATTCGAAGCTGGTAGCCGTAATGCGCCGTGATGCAGCCCTGGCCGCCGACTTTGCCGCGCGCCACCAGGTGCCCAAATGGTATAGCCAGGCAGAAGAACTGCTCCACGACCCGGACATCAATGCCGTATATGTGGCCACACCCCCTGCTTCGCACGAGGCCTATACCCTGGCGGCGCTGGCGGCCGGCAAGCATGTATACCTCGAAAAACCCATGACGCTTGCCGCCGATGGCGCCCGCCGGATATTGGCCCAGGCGGCCGAAAGTACCGGCAAGCTCGTGATTGCCCATTACCGGCGTGCACAGCCGGCCTTCCTGAAAATTAAGGAATTGCTGGAGAACGGAAGTATAGGCCAGCCGCTTTTTGCCGAGTCGCGCCTGTTGCAACCGCTGCAACCGTTACTGGTGGCTACCACGGAAACGAACTGGCGTCTTGACCCCGCTATCTCCGGAGGAGGTTTATTCCACGACCTGGCACCTCACCAACTCGACCTGATGGTATATTATTTCGGAGAGATAGCCCGGGCATCGGGTTTTTCAGCAAACCAACGACAAACGGCGGAAGTTGATGATTTTGTGAGCGGCCTGATCCAGTTTAAAAGTGGTGTGCAGTTTCAAGGGCTCTGGCATTTTGGCGTGCCGCCCGAAGAAACAACCGACACCATCACGATAACCGGCACGAAAGGCAAGCTCACTTTTTCCTGCTTTGGCGAGACGGATATCACCTTGTGGCAAAACGGGCAGAAAACTACTTACCCCTTTCAGCGCCCCACTTACGTGCAGCAACCCATGATCGAAAAGGTGGTGGGCTATTTTCTGAACAGAAACCCCAATCCATGCCCTGCCGCAGAGGCTGTAGTAGTAATGCGGCTGCTGGATGCTTTTACAGGAAAAGAAACCTATGAACCGGCGGGAAACTAAGGTGCCGCAAGTATAAACCGCCTGATTTTCTGCAGCAAGGGGCTTTATCCGGCGCCTTTGCAAACGCTTTTCAAATCCTTCCTTTTTAATTTATCGGGCAGTGCAGCTCCTGTTAAAGTGTAACGGCTATATGTTGGCGAGGCAGCGCTGTAAATATGTTTAAACAGTAATAAGAATATTTTTATTTTTAATAGTAGAAAGTTTATCTTTCCATAAAGAAGCAGCGATTTAACTGCTGCGCTTCCTGCCTGTTTTCAAACCTATAATCTTACCGTTGATGAAGAAATTTCTACTAGCTGCTGTCGTTTGCTTTGCAGGCTACAGCCAGGCCTACGCCCAGGGTTGTGTGGCCATCAGGAGCAATGGCATGTCGTGCACCATGGAGCACCCGGCCGGAGACGAAACCGCGAAGGGTTGGCAACTCAACGTGTCGCACCGCTATTTTAAATCGTTCCGGCACTTTAAAGGTGATGAAGAACAAAAAGAACGCCTCGAGAAGCATACCGAAGTAATTAACTGGCAACATAGCCTGGATCTGACCCTGATCCGGCAATTCGATAACAAATGGTCGCTGAGTGTCGGGCTTCCGGTGTTGGTTAACAAGCGGTCTTCGCTGTATGAGCACGGCCGCAAGGAAAGACATAACAGCAACTCTGCCGGCATTGGCGATGCCCGCATTGTAGGGTATAAATGGCTGCTGGACCCGGCAAAGGTAACCAGGGGCAATCTGCAGCTGGGCCTGGGCATAAAGCTGCCTACCGGCAACTTTAAGGCTGAGGATACCTTCTACAATGTTGGCCCGGACGGAGGCACAGAACAGCGCCCGGTAGACCAGTCGATACAGCTGGGCGATGGGGGAGTGGGAGCGATTACGGAACTCAACAGCTTTTATACTTTGAACAGTAATTTCAGCGCTTACGCAAACCTGTATTACCTCGTAAATCCGCGCGGCACCAATGGCACCCGCACCTATCGCGAAACCCTGTCGCCCATGTTAGCCAACGAAGCCATTATGAGTGTGCCGGACCAGTATATGGCCCGGCTGGGTGTAAGCCATACGTTTGCCGGAAAGCTCAAAGGGCTGGCAGCCTCCGTGGGAGCCAGAATGGAGGGCGTGCCGGTAAAAGATGTGCTCGGCAGCAGCGAAGGATTCCGCCGGCCGGGCTATATCCAATCGCTGGAGCCCGGCGTAAGCTACATGACCCACCGCTTAACTCTTTTTACTACTGTGCCGGTTGCCCTGAAAAGGAATCGCCTGCAAAGTGTTACCGATAAAGAGAACACCGCCACAACCGGCAACTATGTGCAGGGCGACGCGGCTTTCTCTGATTATGCCATCAACGTCGGGTTGGCTGTCAAGTTTTAGTTCCGGCCCGCAAGGGCGGCACAGCAGCCGGCTGGTTGCTGTGCCGCCCTTTGAAAACAAGCGTATGGCCCCGCTGCTATTTGTTTAATTTCAGCCGGGATTGTAGCGATAACACGTATCTTTTTTTGTACGCCGCCACCTGCGTAGCGAAATGCCGTATAAGTATACCTGTTTGTAAAAAGGGCAATTAAAGGCCCTAATGGGAAATACTTTATTGGATTATTCTCTAACAAATCGGATATTTGTAATCGATAAACAAAAGGGAGTTTCGTACAAGCAAAAACTGTAATTACTCCCACTCATACTTGTTTCAAGCCTGATAAATTGCGGATGGATAACTACGGAATGGCACTAGACCTGGTGATGCTGGTGGATGATGATACGACTACCAACTACCTGAACCAGCGCCTGCTGAACGAAATGAGTGTTGCCAAGGATATTCTGGTAGTTGGCAATGGAAAAGAAGCCCTGGACTATTTGAAAAAGGCTGTGACAGGCGGCGAGGGAGCCCCGCGTTTCCCTGACCTGATCTTCCTGGATATTAAAATGCCTGTGATGGATGGCTTCTCTTTTTTAGAGGAATACCAGAAGCAGGGGCTGGACAACGGCAATCATGTGGTGATCCTGATGTTGACGTCTTCAGCCAGTTTTTATGACCTGGAGAAATTGAAAACCTTTAAGCGCGTGAAGCAGCATTTTTCCAAAGCACTTACCAAGCACGACGTGCGGGAGATTATGCGGGAATATTTTCCTGCCAAACTTTAAGTTTTAACAAGAAAGGCTGCCCATCCCGGCAGCCTTTCTTGTTAAACTTCTTCTATAACCGATTTTATACTTCGTCTGGCACCAGATCCTCCACCGGCCAGGTAAAAGAGAATTTGGAGCCGCGGCCCTGCGATTCAACCCATACATTACCGCCCCGTTCCGTGACAACTTTCTTAACAATGGCCAGACCAAGCCCTGAGCTATCGGAGCGGGAATAGTTACTGCCTCTGTTAAACATCTCAAAAATATGGGCCTGGTGTTCGGCTGGGATGCCCGGGCCATTGTCCTGCACCGAAAAAAGGAGCCTGTCAGGGTGTTTCTCAAATAATATCCTGATCTCGCCGCCATTTGGGTTATCATTATACTTGATGGCGTTTACCAGCAGGTTGCTGAACACCTGGTGCAGGTTAATTTCCTGGGTAAACAGCTCGGGCAGGTTAGGGGAGATGATGATCTTACAGTTGTAGGGTACGATGAGCGAGGCAATGACCTGTTCTACGAGTGTGGCCACGGCCACATATACCTTTTCTACGTTCCGGTGCCCTGCCAGCGAGAGAGAAAGTATACCGGTGATGAGGTTCTCCATTTTCTGTGTCTGGCCGCGCAGCAAGGGCAAAAGGCTAACGGCCTCAGCGTAGTTCTGGTTCTCGATCGTGGAGGCAAGGGCATCGGCCAGGCCGGTGATGTTCTGCAGCGGCGAACGCAAATCGTGGGTAACAGTATGGGCGAAAGCGTCCAGGTTGTTGTTTATCTTCTGGAGTAGCTTGTTTTTGATGTCGCGCTCAATCAGCAGCTCGCCAATCTCGTTGTTGGATTGCTGCAGCTGGCCGTTCAGCCGCCGGATTTCCTGTAAGCGCTGTTCGGCCTCCAGGTTGCGGATGCGCAGTTGTTCGAGTATTTCCAGCAGGTTGATGTTCTGCCTTTTGATTTCGGCATAAGGCGAGATATTGACTTCCTGGTTAAACTCGATTGTCCATTGGTCGAGCAGGGCTTTGGTAAGGCCCGGTGCCTTTGCCGGTAATTTGCGGCGGAGCATGACTTTGGTGCCCTTGTCGGTGTCGGAGGTAATGCTGAACTGGTCTACCAGTTTGCGGGCGTTCAGTATACCCGTGCCCCGGCTGCCGCTTTTCAGGTTTTCGGCCTGGTTAAGTATAAAATCAAGGTTGCCAATGCCACGTCCTCTGTCTGTTACCAACGCCTCCAGGTAGTGGTAACCGGCATCCTCTACCAGGTTAAACTGGATAACTCCGTTGCCCACATACTCCACCACGTTCCGGCAGATCTCCGACACGGCTGTCGAGAATTTTGTCTGGTTGGCCATGGCAATGCCCAGCCTTTCCGAAAGCTGAATGGCCCGCCGGTAAGCCAGCACAATATCCAGTTCGTTGGCAATCGAAAATTTCAGGATGGGGCGCAGCATAAGGCTAGAGAATGGCTTTACAAACTACTACTAAGGTGTCATCGGTGTGGCGGCAGAAATCTTTGTAAAGGACCGCCGCAATGACGGTGGCGTGGTGGCGGTGCAGGCCCGGATATTTGGAAAGATCCCATCGGGACTTAAGCCCGTCGGAATGTAGGATCAGGGTTTTGGAACGCGACCACTCGAGTTGCTGGTTGTTGAGCGTATTGGGCACGTTATGGCCCAGTATGCCATTGTACGAGATAATGTTTTTATAGGGCGGGTTGTTAGTACTAAACTCGCCATTGTAAAGTTTCCCGGCAATGTTGCCTACCCCGCAATAGGTAATGGTATGGGGCAGGATGCGGGCCGCAAAACCTACTGCCCCGCGGGTGCGCTTAATGGCCAGGTGCAGGTCGCGGATGGTTTGCACCGGATCTGCCACCGCCGACTGCTCAAAGTGATGGCAGGCTGCCGCCGAGGCCTCGTGTGCATGGCTGCCGTGGCCCAGACCATCCAGGGCCAGCAGGGTTACTGTGCTGTCCTGTACTTTCAGGGTAAAGCCGTCGCCACAGACCGTTTCATGGCTTTTGGGCACCATCACGCAGCCTACCTCCAGCAGTTTTGCAGGAAGGGCTTCCGCCTTTGCACCGGCTCTTTTTACCTGCGCCATTATAACGGTGCCCAGGCCCGGCTGAGAGTACATGTCGAACAGGTCAGACTGCCTTTTTATAGCGCCCAGGCCTTCGCCGGCAGAGCCATAGGTGGTCACGCCATCCTGCAACATGCGGGTAGCATCGTTCATGCCGGGGCCATTGTCCAGGCACAGGATCTCTAAGGTATGCACCGGCTCGCCCAGAGGTTTTACCAGCAACTCGCCTCCGTTAGGAGAGAACTTGGCCAGGTTAGAGAGCATTTCCGATACAATGATATTTATCTTGCCGGTCTCTCTCTCCGAAAAGCCCACGCTCTCGGCCAGGCGGGTAATATCACGTTTGGTTATACTGGCAAAGCTTCTGTCGGGCACTGAAAAACTGATGTGGTTTTTAACGGCCATGCTTCCAGTGAATTATCATAACTGTGGTGCCCTCGCCGGGGGCGCTCTTAATATCGAACTCGTTTACGAGCCTTTTGGCGCCAGGCAAGCCCAGGCCCAGGCTTTTGCCCGTCGAGAAACCATCCTGCATGGCTTGTTTCAGATCGGAGATCCCGGGTCCTTCGTCTACAAAAGTAAGTCTTACGCCTGATTGCGCACTTTTGCTGATGATCTCCAAAATAACCTTGCCGCCGTTGGCGTAGCGGAGCATGTTCCGCACCAGTTCGCTGGCGGCCGTTATGAGCTTGGTCTGGTTCACCAGGCTCATCCCGATCTTAACTGTAAGTTCGCGTACTCGGTTGCGGAAAGGCACTACGTCCTGCTCCCGCAAAATCTGCATCGTATCCTTAGTCAGTACGATCATCGGGCTCTTCCTCTTCGTCTTCGTCCAAAGAGCCATACTGCAGGTCAATCATTTTCTGCAGCAGCTCCATTCCTTTTTCTACGTTCAGGGCGGTGTGTACGCCCTGTAAGGTAAGGCCCAGTTCAACCAAGGTAATTGCCACTGCGGGCTGCATACCTACTACCACTGTCTCAGCATCCATGATGCGCGACATAGAAGCTATGTTACCCAAAATGCGACCCATAAATGAGTCTACTATATTAACAGCTGATATATCGATAAGCACGCCCTTTGCGCTGGTTTTGCTTACCATTGTTATCAAATCGTTTTCAAGATTCAGAGCCAGCCGGTCATACAGGTCGATCTGTATGGTAACCAACAGAAATGGCCCCAGTTTCAGAATTGGAATTCTCTCCATTTTTTACCTAGCGTCCCAGTCCTGCCGTCGGGGTTCTGTTTGTTTTTCTTACCTCTACGTTGCGCATGCTGAAGGCCAGTTGCAGGGCATGGGCCAGCGACGCTTTTGTTTTGATGTTTGAAAGATCGATTCCCAGGTGCACAATGGTTTGGGCAATCTCGGCCCGGATGCCACTGATGATGCACTCGGCTCCCATCAGGCGCGTGGCGCTCACGGTTTTGATCAGGTGCTGGGCTACCAGCGAGTCTACTGCCGGCACGCCGGAAATGTCAAGTATGGCAATGCTGCTGCCGGTGTTCACAATTTCCTGCAGCAGGTTTTCCATCACGATCTGGGTGCGGGCACTGTCCAGGGTACCGATAATGGGCAGGGCCAGGATGCCTTCCCACACGCGGATCACAGGCGTGGAAATTTCATTTATCTCATCTGTCTGGCGCAGGATCACTTCTTCGCGGCCTTTGATGTAGGTTTCGAAAGTGATGATGCTCAGGTTGTCCAGGATCTTGTTGATGTTGGATATTTCGCGGTAAAGGTCGGCCGGGCTGCTGCTTAGCTCCTCCTCATACACCGTACTGATAGCCTGCTTCAGACTCAGCACATACATGCTGGTTTCGCGGGGGCTGAAGCCCTGACGGGCGCGGGTGATGGAGATATCGCTCAGGATCTCCGTTATGGCTTCATACTCAGAAGAGTAAATATTATCGAAGTTTCCGGATGCAACGGCACGGGCCAGGGCATCCAGCAACTCTTCCGACTGCTTCCGAAGCTCATCATTACTCATCAGGTCATCGCGCAGCATAGCGTCTGCTAATTGGTTCTGCATCCAGATCTCCAATATTCTCTTTTTGTGTTTTTGCAAAAGGTGCGTGGTTAGGTCCATAATTGATGTAATGAACGAGTTCGATTTTTTTATTTTAACTGATTACCGGAAGCTATACGTGACATGCATTTGCTACACTTCTGCAAGGTAACTAAAATTAATCTCATCAGGCCGCATTTATGTGCCAAGTGCCCTGTGGCTACGAAGCATTACGTATATATAGCGCTAATGTGTCGCATGGTTCGGTATTTATACTTACTTTTATAGATCCTGCATTTTTGCAGGCAACGCAACTGCCTGTTGTTGGCAGGCTTGCCGGGGCTGTAGCCGTTCACAGGCGCACGGAATGGCCGGCGAAAAATGTACGCGTCCCGCAGCAACGGCGCATAGCTGCCACCACCGGATCTTTGAAAGAAACATTGGCAAAACTTTATACTTGCGCCTCGTATACGCAGCAAGAATGAACAGCCCGGGTGTAAGCCCAGGCATGCGGGCAAAATATCCTACCCTCTTAGTATAATCCTGAAAAGGAGTGGAGGCAAATATAAGCTTCCTTTAAAATTTAAGCGGCAGGTTTGATATCCTCCGTTTTAGGCAGTAATATCAAGCAATTTTTAGAATGGTTTTTTAGATGTAAGTATGAATTCAGAATCAGAAGCTGTTTCACATGTAGATACTAATAAAGCCACTGAAGACAATTTCCGGCTTTTGATTGAAGGCATAACCGACTATGCTATTTTCCTGCTTGACCCATCAGGGTACATTACGACCTGGAATGCCGGTGCAGCCCGTATTAAACAGTACGCAGCTGACGAGATCATTGGCAAACACTTCTCCACATTTTATTCAGCCGAGGCCAAAGCAGCGGAGTATCCGGCCTATGAGCTGCAGGAAGCCCTGAAGCAAGGCCATTTTGAAGACGAAGGCTGGCGCTTGCGCAAGGACGGGACTGCCTTCTGGGCCAACGTGGTGATCACCCCGATCTATAACCAGGCCCGGGAGCTGATTGGCTTTGCCAAGATTACCCGCGACCTGTCGGAACGAAAAAAAGCGGAAGATGACCTGTTAAAAGCTTTCGATGAGGTAAAAGAAAACGAGGAGCGCTTTCGGCAACTGGTCGAAGGGGTGGCTGATTATGCCATTTTTATGCTGGACCCCGTCGGAAATATTACCACCTGGAACGAAGGCGCCCGGAAATTAAACGGATACGAGGCGCACGAGATCATAGGCAAATACTTTGCTAAGTTTTACAGCCGCGAAGCGGTGGAGCAAGGTTTTCCGGCGTATGAGTTGCAGCAGGCAAAACAAAACGGCCGTTTTGAAGACGAAGGCTGGCGCTACCGCAAAGATGGTTCCGCGTTCTGGGCCAACACCGTTTTAACTGCTATTTACGATTCGCAAAAGCAGCTCCTTGGTTTTTCCAAGATCACCCGCGACCTGACCGAAAGAAAGAAACTCGAGCAACAGTTATACTGGACAAACCAGGAGCTGAAAGAAAATGAAGAGCGCAGCCGCTTGCTGATCGACAGTGTAAAGGACTATGCTATTTTAATGCTTTCGCCGGACGGTATTGTGAGCAGCTGGAATGTGGGCGCCGAACGCATCAAAGGCTACAAAGCAGCTGAGATCATTGGCAAGCACTTCTCTACGTTTTACCCGCGCGAAGCCATTGAAAGCGGCTTTCCGCAATATGAGCTCCGAAAAGCGCTGGATCAGGGCCATTTTGAAGACGAAGGCTGGCGCTTGCGCAAAGACGGGACTGCCTTCTGGGCCAACGTGGTGATCACCCCGATCCATAACCCGGCCCGGGAGCTGATCGGCTTTGCCAAAGTAACGCGCGACTTAACCGAACGCCGCCGCAACGAAGACCTGATGCGGAAGAACAATGAGTTGTTAAAGATCAATAACGAGCTGGATAACTTTGTTTATGCCGCGTCGCATGATCTTAAATCCCCCATCATTAACCTGGAGGGGCTGCTGGCTGCTTTGAAGGAAGACCTGGGGCCGGAAGGTGAACACCACAGCGAAGTATTGACCCGGATGGACGGCGCCATTACGATCCTTAAAAAAGTGGTGTCGGATCTGGGCGATGTGGCCCGGCTGCAGCAGTCAAACGGCGAGACAGAAAGTATAAACCTACCGGACCTTTTAGCGGAAGTGACCGGAAATATAAGCGAGTTAATAGCGGCCAGTAATGCCGAGATCATCGCTGATTTCTCTGGGTTTAAGAGCCTGACGTATTCGCGCAAAAACCTGCGGAGCATTTTGTTTAACCTGGTCTCCAATGCTATTAAATACGCGCATCCGCAGCGCAGGCCGCAAGTCCGGGTAAAAACCCACCTGGCAAGCACCGGCCTGTATTGCCTGTCGGTCGCCGATAATGGACTGGGCATCACCTCAAACCAGACAAGTAAAATATTCTCGTTATTCAAACGGGCGCACGACCATGTGGAAGGTTCGGGTATTGGCTTATACCTGGTGAAAAAGATACTTGATAATTCCGGCGACAGTATTGTGGTGGACAGTGTGCCGGACAAAGGATCCGTGTTTAGTATCTGCTTTAAGCAGAAAGCCTCTTAGGGGGATGTAGACAACAAGTATAACTTGCCCAGGCTAAGATCAGCAGATTGGTATAAATCAAAAAAGGCTCCTCATGACAAGGAGCCTTTTTTGTATGATCAGTTTTTAAAACTTTTCAACTTTTAGCCATCCTCTTTAACGTGGTTCTGTGTGGTAAGGTTGTGAAAAGCTGAAAAAAAGTTAAAATATTTTTTCAGGATCAGTTCTTTAACGCTTTTTGAATAGGTAATGTCTTGATTTTCAATGCGTAACAGGTAGTTTGGTGGTTGTTCAATTTCGGCTTTATACTTGGTCCTGCACGGCCTTTGCACGTTTGCGTGTTGCCAGCCTGCCCGCAACATACCAGCTGTTTATACTTTTCTAAATAAAGCGGCCGGTACAACGTTCTAAGTGCGTTCGCAGTAGAACAGGCATAAAGTTATTTTACCACCGAAAATGGACGAGCACAGTAACCAGGAAATTTTTACGCATCTGATCAGGGAAACAAACAGGATGTTGTTTTCCTGGGATGTAGCGGAGGCTTCGTTTTCTTATCTCAGCAAAGGGTTCCGGCTGTATATCGAACAGGCCCTGGGAAGTAATGCTGTTTCAAATCCGGCGATGCTCTTTGGTGCTATACATGCAGATGATAAACCTTACCTGCTCAGCGAGTACGAAGAGCTGTTGAAGGGCACCTTTAAGGAGAATGTTGAATTCCGGATTATCCTTCCTGACCTGT from Pontibacter liquoris includes the following:
- a CDS encoding PAS domain-containing sensor histidine kinase: MNSESEAVSHVDTNKATEDNFRLLIEGITDYAIFLLDPSGYITTWNAGAARIKQYAADEIIGKHFSTFYSAEAKAAEYPAYELQEALKQGHFEDEGWRLRKDGTAFWANVVITPIYNQARELIGFAKITRDLSERKKAEDDLLKAFDEVKENEERFRQLVEGVADYAIFMLDPVGNITTWNEGARKLNGYEAHEIIGKYFAKFYSREAVEQGFPAYELQQAKQNGRFEDEGWRYRKDGSAFWANTVLTAIYDSQKQLLGFSKITRDLTERKKLEQQLYWTNQELKENEERSRLLIDSVKDYAILMLSPDGIVSSWNVGAERIKGYKAAEIIGKHFSTFYPREAIESGFPQYELRKALDQGHFEDEGWRLRKDGTAFWANVVITPIHNPARELIGFAKVTRDLTERRRNEDLMRKNNELLKINNELDNFVYAASHDLKSPIINLEGLLAALKEDLGPEGEHHSEVLTRMDGAITILKKVVSDLGDVARLQQSNGETESINLPDLLAEVTGNISELIAASNAEIIADFSGFKSLTYSRKNLRSILFNLVSNAIKYAHPQRRPQVRVKTHLASTGLYCLSVADNGLGITSNQTSKIFSLFKRAHDHVEGSGIGLYLVKKILDNSGDSIVVDSVPDKGSVFSICFKQKAS